From a single Helicovermis profundi genomic region:
- a CDS encoding complex I subunit 5 family protein, with translation MTNPVLLIVIPLLMAFLSIALKKSKKTLLFLAAIFNVLQVFIIQNGNYIIGGFKAPYGINLNLDSYSHLAVISINILFLLVIVMSSEKINKYSTVLLVSLAGLNGMLLTGDLFNLFVFLEIVSITAYILSTESKKYKYSFNYLTLGTLGSGLYLFGLIVLYAIFGSLNMADISSKMVSYDANKLIVPMMLIFVGLAVEAKLLPFNGWAKGVYGNTNSLIGALFASVYAGTILFVFGRVFGQVLLVSSYLKGVLIVIGLVTLIAGEASAFSKTKLREILVFSSIAQSGLVALLFVSGLIFPAVLQLLNNIIAKAIMFTVAGRISDEAATDDVDSLKGLFAENKLIGFAFTVSALSLIGLPLFYGFYSKINLLLGLFSKSSLLVAAFILLATIVEGAYFIRLLVKLWDPGEEGKESNIKYITDKKVEFDVSKKIIVFALSLIILLAGIYPSLVKDNLFNTDKLLNEDNPSYMFNLKGGM, from the coding sequence ATGACTAATCCAGTACTTTTAATTGTAATTCCCTTATTAATGGCATTTTTATCTATTGCATTAAAAAAGAGCAAAAAAACACTTCTTTTTTTAGCAGCTATTTTTAATGTTTTACAAGTATTTATTATACAAAATGGAAACTATATTATTGGAGGATTTAAAGCTCCCTATGGTATCAACCTAAATTTAGATAGTTATTCTCATTTAGCTGTAATTTCAATAAATATTTTATTTTTACTTGTAATTGTAATGTCTAGTGAGAAAATAAATAAGTATTCTACTGTACTTTTAGTATCTCTTGCAGGACTAAATGGAATGCTTTTAACGGGAGATTTATTTAATTTATTTGTATTTTTAGAGATTGTTTCTATAACTGCTTATATACTTTCTACAGAATCAAAAAAATATAAATATTCTTTTAACTATCTAACACTAGGTACATTAGGTTCAGGGCTGTATTTATTTGGGCTTATTGTTCTATATGCGATATTTGGAAGTTTAAATATGGCCGATATTAGCTCGAAAATGGTTTCTTATGACGCAAATAAGCTTATAGTTCCTATGATGTTAATCTTTGTTGGATTAGCTGTAGAAGCTAAATTACTTCCATTTAACGGCTGGGCAAAGGGCGTTTATGGTAATACAAATAGTTTGATAGGTGCATTATTTGCATCTGTTTATGCTGGTACTATTTTATTTGTATTTGGAAGAGTGTTTGGACAAGTATTATTGGTAAGTAGTTATTTAAAAGGCGTATTAATTGTTATTGGTTTAGTAACTTTAATAGCAGGAGAAGCCTCGGCATTTAGTAAAACAAAGTTAAGAGAAATATTGGTTTTTTCTAGTATAGCTCAGTCTGGTCTAGTAGCACTATTATTTGTATCAGGACTTATTTTTCCAGCAGTGCTTCAATTACTTAATAATATTATAGCAAAAGCCATTATGTTTACAGTAGCTGGTAGAATATCTGATGAAGCTGCTACTGACGATGTTGATAGTTTAAAGGGACTTTTTGCAGAGAATAAATTAATTGGTTTTGCTTTCACTGTATCAGCACTTTCTCTTATAGGTTTACCTTTATTTTACGGTTTCTATTCAAAAATAAACCTTCTTTTAGGATTGTTTTCAAAATCAAGTTTACTAGTAGCAGCTTTTATACTACTTGCAACAATAGTAGAAGGTGCTTATTTTATCAGATTATTAGTTAAACTTTGGGATCCAGGAGAAGAAGGTAAAGAATCAAATATTAAATATATTACAGATAAAAAAGTAGAATTTGATGTTAGTAAAAAGATAATAGTTTTTGCTCTTTCATTAATTATTTTACTTGCAGGAATTTATCCAAGTCTTGTAAAAGATAATTTGTTTAATACGGATAAATTACTAAATGAAGATAATCCTTCATATATGTTTAATC
- a CDS encoding sodium:proton antiporter: MIQYVSILLMLIGIYGLLINKNIIKIIVALNIFEVGLNIFIISVGFVSGGVAPILTSVNNSSALIFVDPLPQALVLTSIVIGLGTTALALGIARKMYTTYNSLDLEEIGGINND; encoded by the coding sequence ATGATACAATACGTTTCGATATTACTTATGTTAATAGGTATATATGGTCTATTAATTAATAAAAACATAATTAAAATAATTGTTGCATTAAATATATTTGAAGTTGGATTAAATATTTTCATTATAAGCGTTGGGTTTGTAAGTGGAGGTGTTGCACCTATATTAACATCAGTTAATAATAGTTCAGCACTAATATTTGTAGATCCACTTCCGCAGGCGCTAGTTCTTACGTCTATTGTAATTGGACTAGGTACTACTGCTCTTGCTCTTGGGATTGCAAGAAAAATGTATACTACTTATAATTCTTTAGATCTTGAAGAGATAGGAGGTATTAATAATGACTAA
- a CDS encoding Na(+)/H(+) antiporter subunit B: MKKIVAILFLGILGFFIFSGIYANDAFGSFGKVNLNDRVSNKFITKSVTNDNEIVEYNKSSNLETGSSNYVTSIVVNYRSFDTLGEVTVLFVSSLGVALLLGSFGGKLTLKYKANFILRVGAKTVFPLIALIGIYIFTHGHLTPGGGFPGGSMIASAVLLLYLSDENFRAKMSSFKLTESLMGSLYVLVGIFGLFTAGYFLSNFLNTGVVGNLFSAGIVPIVYVLVGLKVGSELTGIITDFLKEEVNE, translated from the coding sequence ATGAAAAAAATAGTAGCAATTTTATTCCTTGGAATTTTAGGCTTTTTTATTTTTAGTGGAATATACGCTAATGATGCATTTGGAAGCTTTGGAAAAGTAAATCTTAATGATAGAGTTTCAAATAAATTTATTACAAAAAGTGTTACAAATGATAATGAAATAGTTGAATATAACAAGTCTTCTAATTTAGAAACGGGTTCTTCTAACTATGTTACTTCAATTGTTGTAAACTATAGATCCTTTGATACACTCGGTGAAGTAACTGTGCTTTTTGTCTCTTCACTTGGAGTTGCTCTCTTACTTGGTTCTTTTGGTGGTAAATTAACACTTAAATATAAAGCGAATTTTATATTAAGAGTTGGAGCTAAAACGGTGTTTCCACTAATTGCACTTATAGGAATTTATATTTTCACTCATGGGCATTTAACTCCTGGTGGTGGTTTTCCAGGTGGTAGCATGATTGCCTCGGCAGTTTTATTACTATATTTATCAGATGAAAACTTTAGAGCGAAGATGAGTTCATTTAAACTTACTGAGAGCCTTATGGGTAGTTTATATGTACTTGTTGGAATATTTGGCTTATTTACAGCTGGTTATTTCTTAAGTAACTTCTTAAACACAGGAGTTGTGGGTAATTTATTTAGTGCGGGTATTGTTCCAATCGTGTATGTTCTTGTAGGACTAAAGGTTGGCTCGGAACTAACAGGAATTATTACAGATTTCCTGAAAGAGGAGGTCAATGAATAA
- a CDS encoding Na(+)/H(+) antiporter subunit B, which yields MKIINIVEIVTSLLLLILAILAVSSKKMINSIIYLSFLSMLAVVSFVIMRSPDVAITEAVIGSGLVTAVFLFTLLSMKKVGDKK from the coding sequence ATGAAAATAATTAATATAGTTGAAATTGTTACTTCCTTGTTGTTACTTATATTAGCTATTCTTGCAGTTAGCAGTAAAAAAATGATTAATTCAATAATCTATTTGTCGTTTTTAAGTATGCTTGCTGTTGTAAGTTTTGTAATTATGCGTTCTCCTGATGTTGCAATCACTGAAGCAGTAATTGGTTCTGGTCTTGTAACAGCAGTATTTTTGTTCACCCTATTATCAATGAAGAAAGTAGGTGACAAAAAATGA
- the mnhG gene encoding monovalent cation/H(+) antiporter subunit G, producing MIFLANFFLIVGAFFYAIGGLGVFRMPDVYNRSQAATKATTLGTLALLIGIAILNPSWTPKLLLIAVFIAITNPIGSSALIRSAYLSNIKVDKRTKIDELKDFYNNEEEENYENN from the coding sequence ATGATATTTTTAGCGAATTTTTTCTTGATTGTAGGTGCGTTTTTTTATGCTATTGGTGGTCTTGGAGTATTTCGTATGCCAGATGTATATAATAGATCTCAGGCAGCAACGAAAGCAACAACGCTTGGTACTTTAGCTTTACTAATAGGTATAGCAATACTTAATCCTTCGTGGACTCCAAAACTTTTACTAATAGCTGTATTTATTGCAATAACAAATCCAATTGGAAGTAGTGCTCTTATTCGCAGCGCATATTTATCAAATATTAAGGTTGATAAGAGGACTAAAATTGATGAATTAAAAGATTTTTACAATAATGAGGAGGAAGAAAATTATGAAAATAATTAA
- a CDS encoding monovalent cation/H+ antiporter complex subunit F codes for MNTLVFLLIGIGILFTFLRLVIGPSTFDRVLSLDIINIIITGALVFIGFIFNNELYLDIAIVYAILSFIETVVFARYLEGRI; via the coding sequence ATGAATACATTGGTATTTTTACTTATTGGAATTGGAATATTATTTACTTTTCTAAGACTCGTTATTGGACCTTCTACTTTTGATAGAGTGCTTAGTTTAGATATTATTAATATTATTATAACTGGCGCTTTAGTTTTTATTGGATTTATTTTTAATAATGAATTATATTTAGATATTGCAATTGTATATGCAATTCTTTCGTTTATTGAAACTGTAGTATTTGCAAGATATTTGGAGGGTCGCATATGA
- a CDS encoding Na+/H+ antiporter subunit E, with protein MKKGVSTFSIIWITWILLTGLNTNELILGFVVSVLLSYVIRSIIDYEFSFNSIPKIIKFFVVYIPVFLLELIKANLDVAYRVLSPSMPINPGFVRIPTNIKSEYGRLTLANSITLTPGTISVDVSDDSVYIHWIDVKGSNNEEYQKNVSGSFEKILGGIFN; from the coding sequence TTGAAAAAAGGTGTATCAACTTTTTCAATAATTTGGATTACATGGATTTTGTTAACTGGATTAAATACTAATGAATTGATTTTAGGATTTGTTGTTTCAGTGTTACTTTCTTATGTTATTAGAAGTATAATTGACTATGAATTTTCTTTTAACAGTATTCCAAAGATTATTAAATTTTTTGTAGTATATATTCCAGTATTTTTACTTGAATTAATTAAGGCGAATCTTGATGTGGCATATAGGGTACTTAGCCCGTCGATGCCTATTAATCCAGGTTTTGTTAGAATACCTACGAATATAAAAAGTGAATATGGAAGACTTACTTTAGCAAATTCAATAACGCTTACACCAGGTACAATATCTGTTGATGTATCAGATGATAGTGTATATATTCATTGGATTGATGTTAAAGGAAGTAATAACGAAGAATACCAAAAGAATGTTTCGGGTTCTTTTGAGAAAATTCTAGGGGGTATTTTCAATTGA
- a CDS encoding metalloregulator ArsR/SmtB family transcription factor, with protein sequence MNEKIRKMEYLEKRAELLKAIAHPIRLCILDCLINQKKCNVTRMMKVLGKPQSTISQHLAKLRMNGIVEGKRKGLEVTYKILDDDVVKIVKLLLKGKNFD encoded by the coding sequence TTGAATGAAAAAATACGAAAGATGGAGTATTTAGAAAAAAGAGCAGAATTATTAAAAGCAATCGCTCATCCGATTAGGCTTTGTATTTTAGATTGTCTAATTAATCAAAAAAAATGTAATGTAACTAGAATGATGAAAGTACTAGGAAAACCTCAATCTACAATTTCACAACATTTAGCAAAACTTAGAATGAATGGAATTGTTGAAGGTAAAAGAAAAGGACTTGAAGTTACATATAAAATTTTGGATGATGATGTTGTAAAAATTGTAAAATTGCTTTTAAAAGGAAAGAATTTTGATTAG
- a CDS encoding BMP family protein has translation MLKRKMNALIALVVVMMLVFTGCASKPAEETATKDGAKDYKIVLVLPGPINDQGWNATAYAGLQMVEKDMGIKMEYVESVQQADFEATFRDYGEKKYDLVFGHGIQFLDAAKKIAPQYPDTYFMIINSEEGIAPNVGGIGIREWEGGYVAGTIAGMNTTSKKLGAIGSFPFPVIEGTLDAFEAGAMAVDPSISVSKTYVNSWDDISKGKETATAMIESGADVVFCSANQVGLGSIDAAKTNNVKAVGYIAPQNDVAKGTVLASIVYNTPKLFEFVVKKLVDGTLKPEGISQGWAEGVLGMEWTDQITDEQKSKVEEVIKSLKEGKIENPYKEGE, from the coding sequence ATGTTAAAAAGAAAAATGAATGCTTTAATTGCCTTAGTTGTTGTGATGATGCTTGTATTTACAGGCTGCGCATCAAAACCAGCTGAAGAAACAGCTACAAAAGATGGTGCAAAAGATTATAAAATTGTATTAGTTCTACCTGGACCTATTAATGATCAAGGATGGAATGCTACTGCTTATGCAGGACTTCAAATGGTAGAAAAAGATATGGGTATTAAAATGGAATATGTTGAAAGTGTTCAACAAGCTGATTTTGAAGCGACTTTTAGAGATTATGGTGAAAAAAAATATGATTTAGTTTTTGGTCATGGAATCCAATTTTTAGATGCTGCTAAAAAAATTGCTCCTCAATATCCTGATACTTATTTTATGATTATTAATTCAGAAGAAGGAATCGCACCTAATGTTGGTGGTATTGGTATTAGAGAGTGGGAAGGTGGATATGTTGCTGGAACAATTGCAGGAATGAATACTACTTCTAAAAAACTTGGCGCAATTGGATCGTTCCCATTTCCTGTAATTGAAGGAACTTTAGATGCTTTTGAAGCGGGTGCTATGGCAGTTGACCCTTCTATATCTGTAAGTAAAACTTATGTGAATTCATGGGATGATATTTCTAAAGGAAAAGAAACTGCAACAGCTATGATAGAATCAGGAGCAGACGTTGTATTTTGCTCAGCTAATCAAGTAGGATTAGGTTCAATTGATGCAGCTAAAACTAATAATGTTAAAGCTGTAGGTTATATTGCACCTCAAAATGATGTAGCTAAGGGAACAGTGCTTGCAAGTATTGTATATAACACTCCAAAATTATTTGAATTTGTTGTAAAAAAATTAGTTGATGGTACATTAAAACCTGAAGGAATCTCTCAAGGCTGGGCTGAAGGAGTTCTTGGGATGGAGTGGACTGATCAAATAACAGATGAGCAAAAATCAAAAGTTGAAGAGGTAATTAAATCGCTTAAAGAAGGAAAAATTGAAAATCCGTATAAAGAAGGAGAATAA
- a CDS encoding ABC transporter permease gives MAITNILTVTFLVALLSAALRMSVPILFSALGGMFSERSGVVNIGLEGIMLMGALFGVVGSYYSGNHWVGILVAMISGMLMALLFAYITITIKIDQIVSGIAINMLAVGLTSFLYRALFGITTVPIKVDSFHPVRIPLLADIPIIGPIMFNQTVLVYIALLLVPITSFLLFKTMWGLKVRSVGEHPKAADTVGINVIKIRYTGVLISGALAGIGGAFLSLGQFNMFVDNMVSGRGFIAVAAIIFGKWKPKGILIASLIFGVADALQIRLQAAGVGIPYQLLLMLPYIITIIALTGLVGYNKPPNSLGKPYYKQ, from the coding sequence ATGGCTATTACTAATATACTTACAGTTACCTTTTTAGTAGCACTTCTTTCTGCCGCTCTTAGAATGTCTGTTCCAATTTTGTTTTCTGCTCTTGGAGGAATGTTTTCAGAAAGAAGTGGCGTCGTAAATATTGGACTTGAAGGAATAATGCTTATGGGAGCTTTATTTGGTGTAGTTGGATCTTATTATAGTGGTAATCACTGGGTAGGGATACTAGTAGCAATGATCTCAGGTATGTTAATGGCCTTATTATTTGCTTATATAACTATAACGATAAAAATTGATCAAATTGTAAGTGGAATCGCTATAAATATGCTTGCTGTAGGACTTACAAGTTTTTTATATAGAGCGTTATTTGGAATAACAACAGTTCCGATTAAAGTAGATTCTTTTCACCCTGTTAGAATACCACTGCTTGCTGATATACCCATTATTGGACCAATTATGTTTAATCAAACGGTTTTAGTGTATATAGCACTTTTACTTGTACCGATAACTTCGTTTTTACTTTTTAAAACTATGTGGGGGTTAAAAGTAAGATCTGTTGGAGAGCATCCTAAAGCAGCTGATACTGTTGGTATAAATGTTATAAAAATCAGATATACTGGTGTACTGATTAGCGGTGCGCTTGCAGGAATTGGTGGTGCTTTTCTATCACTTGGTCAGTTTAATATGTTTGTAGATAATATGGTTTCAGGAAGAGGCTTTATTGCAGTTGCAGCCATTATTTTTGGTAAATGGAAACCAAAGGGTATTTTAATTGCATCATTAATTTTTGGTGTTGCAGATGCACTTCAAATAAGACTTCAAGCTGCAGGAGTAGGGATACCCTATCAATTGCTGTTAATGCTACCATATATAATAACAATTATTGCTTTAACAGGCTTAGTTGGATACAATAAACCACCTAATTCATTAGGAAAGCCATATTATAAACAATAG
- a CDS encoding ABC transporter permease: MDKKLKKYFNFMTSSKSKNNMERILALLVPLVAVVLALLVSSLLLLFIKVSPIKAYSYLIFDNFTSIYKISEVFAKAAPIIMTGLAFTFAYKAGLFNIGGEGQMFMGAVAAVFVGLHSTNLNPFIAVTLSLIAAIIAGGIWGAIPGLLKAFFNASEIITTIMMNYIAIYFVSLMVDKPLREASGFYPQTDLISNTAFLPILLKNTRFHLGIIIAIVFAIVIYIVIKKTPFGYKLRAVGYNSQSAEYAGINIKTNMMIALAISGALAGIAGFTEINGIHHRLLDNFSSGVGFDGIAASLLGRGNPIGVIISALLLGMLKTGASAMQRGVGVPANVVSIIQALIIIFVLSGNILLPKIELYFANKGGRI, encoded by the coding sequence ATGGATAAAAAATTAAAAAAATATTTTAACTTTATGACTTCAAGCAAATCAAAAAATAATATGGAAAGAATTTTAGCTTTATTAGTTCCATTAGTTGCAGTAGTCTTAGCACTACTTGTAAGCAGTTTGCTTTTACTTTTTATAAAAGTAAGCCCAATCAAAGCTTATAGTTATTTAATTTTTGATAACTTTACTAGTATTTATAAAATTTCAGAAGTGTTTGCAAAAGCAGCTCCAATAATCATGACTGGACTTGCTTTCACGTTTGCTTATAAAGCAGGGCTTTTTAATATTGGTGGAGAAGGTCAAATGTTTATGGGTGCAGTCGCAGCGGTATTTGTTGGACTTCATAGTACAAATTTAAATCCTTTTATTGCTGTAACATTATCATTAATTGCTGCAATAATTGCTGGAGGTATATGGGGGGCTATTCCTGGACTTTTAAAAGCTTTTTTTAATGCTAGTGAAATTATAACTACAATAATGATGAATTATATTGCAATATATTTTGTGAGCTTAATGGTTGATAAACCTCTAAGAGAAGCGAGTGGTTTTTATCCACAAACGGATTTAATATCAAATACAGCTTTTTTACCAATATTACTTAAAAACACGAGATTTCATTTAGGTATAATAATTGCCATAGTATTTGCAATTGTAATATATATTGTGATTAAGAAAACTCCGTTTGGTTATAAACTTAGGGCAGTTGGTTATAATTCTCAGTCAGCCGAATATGCTGGTATAAACATTAAAACAAATATGATGATAGCGCTTGCTATTTCTGGTGCGCTTGCTGGTATTGCTGGTTTTACTGAAATTAATGGAATACATCATAGATTACTTGATAATTTTTCAAGCGGAGTAGGTTTTGATGGTATTGCTGCATCTTTACTTGGAAGGGGAAATCCAATTGGAGTTATAATAAGTGCACTTTTACTTGGAATGCTTAAAACTGGTGCAAGTGCAATGCAAAGGGGTGTAGGTGTTCCAGCAAATGTTGTGAGTATAATTCAAGCTTTGATAATAATATTTGTACTTTCAGGCAATATTTTACTTCCTAAAATCGAACTATATTTTGCTAATAAAGGAGGTAGAATATAA
- a CDS encoding ABC transporter ATP-binding protein, which translates to MEVILKMESVTKRFGTLIADDCVNFDVRKGEIHSLLGENGAGKSTLMNCLYGLYKPEEGHIYFENKKVDFHSAKDAIDIGIGMIHQHFMLVPVHTVLENIIMGMKKDHSFVIDKKKSEKKILEIANKYGMDIPINDYVSNISVGTQQRVEIVKALYRGAKLLIMDEPTAVLTPQETKDLFKTLKIMSQNGMSIILITHKLNEVLEVSDRVTVLRDGKVIDVVNTNETNEMKLTKLMIGRDIKKLKSDRKKCFDETILSISNLSYKKSNGVDALKNINLTVKKGEILGIAGVDGNGQNELAEAITGLIKNIDGEIRLLDNVLNGKHIKERTNYGIGYIPEDRHRRGLVLDFSVSENIILQVFNKPPFAKNMFFDFEKIDEHSNKMIEEYNIKTLNKDTLAKKLSGGNQQKIVVAREIDRKPILLIAMQPTRGVDIGAIEFIHGQILKEREKGTAVLLISTEITEINALSDRIAVLHSGEIMGIIDKEEFDENLLGLMMAGQPLEDARIHRRGLENG; encoded by the coding sequence ATGGAAGTAATATTAAAAATGGAATCAGTTACGAAAAGATTTGGAACATTGATTGCAGATGATTGTGTTAATTTTGATGTAAGAAAAGGAGAAATTCATTCCTTGCTTGGTGAAAATGGTGCTGGTAAATCAACTTTAATGAATTGTCTTTATGGCTTATATAAACCTGAAGAAGGTCATATATATTTTGAAAATAAGAAGGTTGACTTTCATTCAGCTAAAGACGCAATTGATATTGGAATAGGAATGATACATCAGCATTTTATGCTAGTACCAGTACATACTGTTCTTGAAAATATTATTATGGGTATGAAAAAAGATCATAGTTTTGTTATTGATAAAAAAAAATCTGAAAAAAAAATACTTGAAATAGCAAATAAATACGGTATGGACATACCTATAAATGATTATGTATCAAATATTTCTGTAGGAACTCAGCAAAGAGTTGAGATTGTAAAAGCACTTTATAGAGGTGCAAAACTACTTATTATGGATGAGCCTACAGCAGTATTAACACCGCAAGAAACGAAAGACTTATTTAAGACATTAAAAATTATGTCTCAAAATGGTATGTCTATAATACTAATTACTCATAAGCTAAATGAAGTATTAGAGGTTTCTGATAGAGTTACTGTACTTAGAGATGGTAAAGTAATTGATGTTGTAAATACAAATGAAACTAACGAAATGAAGCTTACAAAGCTAATGATAGGAAGAGACATTAAAAAACTTAAATCAGATAGAAAAAAATGTTTTGATGAAACTATTCTTAGTATTAGTAATTTGAGTTATAAAAAAAGTAATGGCGTAGATGCGCTAAAAAATATTAACCTAACAGTTAAAAAAGGCGAAATTCTTGGGATAGCAGGAGTAGATGGTAATGGTCAAAATGAACTCGCTGAAGCTATTACAGGATTAATTAAAAATATTGATGGTGAAATTAGACTCTTAGACAATGTACTTAACGGAAAACATATTAAAGAAAGAACTAATTATGGAATTGGTTATATTCCAGAAGATAGGCATAGAAGAGGGCTAGTACTTGATTTTTCGGTTAGTGAAAATATTATACTTCAAGTATTTAATAAGCCTCCATTTGCTAAAAATATGTTTTTTGATTTTGAAAAAATAGATGAACATTCAAATAAAATGATTGAAGAGTATAATATTAAGACTCTAAACAAAGATACACTTGCAAAAAAACTTTCAGGTGGTAATCAACAAAAAATTGTAGTTGCAAGAGAAATTGATAGAAAGCCAATTCTACTTATTGCAATGCAGCCAACTAGAGGTGTTGATATTGGAGCAATTGAATTTATTCATGGACAGATTTTAAAAGAGAGAGAGAAAGGAACTGCCGTTCTACTTATTTCTACCGAAATCACAGAAATAAATGCTTTAAGCGATAGAATTGCAGTACTTCATAGCGGGGAAATAATGGGGATTATTGATAAAGAAGAATTTGATGAAAACTTACTTGGGCTTATGATGGCAGGTCAGCCTCTTGAAGACGCTAGAATTCATAGAAGGGGGCTTGAAAATGGATAA